A stretch of the Medicago truncatula cultivar Jemalong A17 chromosome 5, MtrunA17r5.0-ANR, whole genome shotgun sequence genome encodes the following:
- the LOC11434951 gene encoding ADP-ribosylation factor-like protein 8a → MGLWEAFLNWLRSLFFKQEMELSLIGLQNAGKTSLVNVVATGGYSEDMIPTVGFNMRKVTKGNVTIKLWDLGGQPRFRSMWERYCRAVSAIVYVVDAADPDNLSISRSELHDLLSKPSLSGIPLLVLGNKIDKAGALSKQALTDQMDLKSITDREVCCFMISCKNSTNIDSVIDWLVKHSKSKS, encoded by the exons ATGGGATTGTGGGAAGCTTTTCTGAATTGGTTACGCAg CCTTTTCTTCAAGCAGGAGATGGAGTTATCTCTTATAGGGCTTCAGAATGCTGGAAAGACTTCCCTTGTAAATGTTGTTGCT ACCGGTGGATACAGCGAGGACATGATTCCTACA GTGGGATTCAATATGAGGAAAGTAACAAAAGGCAATGTTACAATAAAGTTATGGGATCTTGGAGGGCAACCTAGGTTCCGTAGCATGTGGGAACGTTACTGTCGTGCGGTTTCGGCTATTGT ttatgttgttgatgctgCTGATCCAGATAACCTTAGCATATCAAGAAGTGAACTTCATGATTTGCTGAGCAAGCCATCATTGAGTGGTATCCCTTTATTGGTGTTGGGAAACAAGATTGACAAGGCAGGGGCTCTGTCTAAACAAGCTTTGACCGACCAAAT GGATCTGAAATCAATTACTGATAGAGAAGTTTGTTGCTTCATGATCTCATGCAAAAACTCAACCAACATCGACTCTGTTATTGACTGGCTTGTGAAGCATTCCAAATCAAAGAGCTAA